The following coding sequences lie in one Crassostrea angulata isolate pt1a10 chromosome 10, ASM2561291v2, whole genome shotgun sequence genomic window:
- the LOC128166724 gene encoding uncharacterized protein LOC128166724, with translation MEGDSSTNIELRQSSSSKQTPGRSVPKTQRQESSTSSRKDSDTSAKSSIKKGLPSTASVRSGLEAGQTTQNGMDYYNEARRAIENQNRETFDTPVLESKPPNYLWLALFTTVFCNPLTGIVAMVMAIQADNEYIRGNSAKCKRLGKIVRVISILSILLTLTIIVVVSIVFNI, from the exons ATGGAGGGGGATTCCTCGACAAATATTGAGCTACGACAGAGCTCtagtagtaaacaaacaccgGGCAGAAGTGTTCCCAAAACGCAAAGACAAGAATCGTCGACATCCAGTCGAAAGGACTCTGACACCAGTGCAAAAAGTTCAATCAAAAAAGGACTTCCATCTACGGCCAGTGTACGTTCGGGACTAGAAGCCGGGCAGACGACACAAAATGGAATGGATTATTATAACGAGGCCCGCAGGGcaattgaaaatcaaaatcgGGAAACTTTTGACACTCCAGTATTGGAAAGTAAACCACCGAATTATCTCTGGCTAGCTCTCTTTACGACCGTATTCTGTAACCCGTTGACCGGCATCGTTGCCATGGTGATGGCAA tccaAGCAGATAATGAGTACATCAGAGGAAATTCCGCCAAGTGCAAAAGACTGGGTAAAATCGTCCGCGTTATATCCATTCTCTCCATTTTGCTGACACTTACCATTATTGTTGTCGTCAGTATCGTGTTCAACATCTAG